A region from the Leptospira venezuelensis genome encodes:
- the serS gene encoding serine--tRNA ligase → MIDLKYITDNTEELKSNLELRGFKDLAVLDQLADIIQKKKVLQKEADVFREERNKASKEIGKVKQAGGDIAAASAAVKEIGDKIKKIEDDLESIESKLLEINLGLPNILDKDVPVGKNEHDNKVLYEVGEVRDYKFTPKPHFELGESLGWFNFEKGTKLAGARAYTYFGLGAKLERALANLMLETHTTEHGYTEVWVPVMVNDECMTTTGQYPKFKDEYYRLERDELNLIPTAEVPLTNLYRDEIILENSLPISITAHTSCFRREAGSYGKDTRGLVRVHQFQKVELVKFARPEDSEEEHKKMLSHAENILKKLGIRYRVMLLCSGDISAASSKTYDLEVWMPGLNRWMEISSVSNFKDFQARRGKIRYKSKEGKNQLVHTLNGSGLAIGRTLAAVIETYQKEDGTIEFPEALKKYL, encoded by the coding sequence ATGATTGATCTAAAATATATTACCGATAACACTGAAGAATTAAAATCCAATCTGGAACTAAGAGGTTTTAAAGACCTGGCTGTTTTGGACCAACTTGCAGATATCATCCAAAAGAAAAAAGTCCTCCAAAAGGAAGCGGATGTGTTCCGTGAGGAAAGAAATAAAGCAAGTAAAGAGATCGGAAAGGTAAAACAAGCAGGCGGAGATATTGCTGCCGCTTCTGCCGCCGTAAAAGAGATCGGAGATAAGATCAAAAAGATAGAAGATGATCTTGAATCTATAGAATCTAAACTATTAGAAATTAATTTGGGACTACCAAATATACTGGATAAAGATGTTCCTGTAGGCAAGAACGAACATGATAATAAAGTTTTGTATGAAGTTGGAGAAGTTCGAGATTATAAATTTACTCCAAAACCTCACTTCGAATTAGGAGAATCATTAGGTTGGTTCAATTTTGAAAAGGGAACAAAACTCGCAGGTGCAAGAGCTTACACTTATTTTGGGCTTGGCGCTAAATTAGAAAGGGCATTAGCGAACTTAATGTTAGAAACTCATACTACTGAACATGGTTACACAGAAGTTTGGGTTCCAGTCATGGTAAACGACGAATGTATGACTACTACAGGTCAGTATCCTAAGTTCAAGGATGAATACTATAGATTAGAAAGAGATGAACTCAATCTTATTCCTACTGCAGAAGTTCCTCTTACAAATTTATATAGAGATGAAATCATCCTAGAAAATTCACTACCTATATCTATCACCGCCCATACTTCTTGTTTCAGAAGAGAAGCAGGTTCTTATGGAAAAGATACAAGAGGTTTGGTAAGAGTTCACCAATTCCAGAAAGTAGAACTTGTAAAGTTTGCTCGCCCAGAAGACTCCGAAGAAGAACATAAAAAGATGCTTTCTCATGCGGAGAACATTCTAAAAAAATTAGGGATTCGATACAGAGTAATGCTATTATGCAGCGGGGATATTTCTGCTGCTTCTTCCAAAACGTATGATCTGGAAGTTTGGATGCCTGGTTTAAATCGTTGGATGGAAATTTCTTCCGTTTCTAACTTCAAAGATTTTCAGGCAAGACGCGGTAAGATCCGCTACAAATCTAAAGAAGGCAAAAACCAATTGGTCCATACTTTGAACGGTTCCGGCTTAGCGATTGGCAGAACTTTAGCTGCAGTAATAGAAACGTATCAAAAAGAAGACGGAACTATTGAGTTCCCTGAGGCTTTGAAAAAATATCTCTGA
- a CDS encoding OmpA family protein, translating into MALKIHTPSSISFKIISVLLCYFIFAGFSISGADDSAKGKVAPLKGEINTSLNEFGISLSEDGNTLYYYSKRKNSNYSDLYKSVKNKDGWSSGVEVSELNSQFDDQSPFIIENEKAIIFSSNRDGSIEFKLSSGKIGVSRDLYFATLKNGTWDKATRLPLEVNTPAIEENPFLAGSYLFFTRYPFGKVAESDIYISEYKDGSWRKAIRMESPVNTEHAEIAATLSRDSKYLYFSSNRPGGYGGLDIYKVEIKEDGTFSAAVNLGPVINSAGDEAFYTETPDAKNAYFCRLDKEGGNYDIYEFSVNEWEELKKNKKISLESIHFRTGSFEIEEESFEILDRLVSFLNENPSIKLKITGHTDLHGDPNDNLELSRNRSGAVKEYLVKKGISSSRFTTDGKGSREPIYPEKNPETDRKNRRTEFQILE; encoded by the coding sequence ATGGCTCTTAAAATCCATACTCCTTCTTCTATTTCTTTCAAGATCATCTCCGTATTACTTTGCTATTTCATATTTGCCGGCTTTTCCATATCTGGCGCAGACGATTCTGCAAAAGGAAAAGTTGCTCCTTTAAAAGGAGAGATTAACACTTCCTTAAACGAATTTGGGATCAGCCTTTCGGAAGACGGAAACACTCTTTATTATTATTCGAAACGTAAAAATTCAAACTATTCGGATCTATACAAATCTGTAAAAAACAAGGATGGTTGGAGTTCAGGTGTAGAAGTTTCCGAATTAAATTCTCAGTTTGATGATCAAAGCCCCTTTATTATAGAAAATGAGAAAGCAATTATCTTCTCCTCGAATCGAGACGGAAGTATAGAATTTAAATTGAGTAGTGGCAAGATTGGAGTCTCGAGAGATCTATATTTTGCTACATTAAAAAATGGAACCTGGGACAAAGCGACTAGACTTCCTTTAGAAGTGAATACTCCGGCCATTGAGGAGAATCCATTTTTAGCAGGCAGCTATTTATTCTTCACTCGTTATCCTTTCGGGAAAGTTGCAGAATCTGATATTTACATTTCTGAGTATAAAGATGGCTCATGGAGAAAAGCTATCCGTATGGAAAGTCCCGTGAATACGGAACATGCCGAAATTGCTGCAACTCTAAGCAGAGATAGTAAGTATTTATATTTTTCTTCCAATCGTCCCGGTGGTTATGGTGGATTAGACATTTATAAAGTAGAGATTAAGGAAGACGGTACCTTCTCCGCTGCCGTTAATCTTGGTCCAGTAATAAATTCAGCTGGTGACGAAGCATTCTATACGGAAACTCCTGATGCAAAAAATGCATACTTTTGCAGGTTAGACAAGGAGGGTGGGAATTACGACATCTACGAATTCTCAGTGAATGAATGGGAAGAATTGAAGAAGAATAAAAAAATCTCCTTGGAATCTATTCATTTTCGGACCGGATCTTTCGAAATCGAAGAAGAATCTTTTGAAATTCTAGACAGATTGGTATCTTTCTTAAATGAAAACCCATCTATAAAATTGAAAATTACCGGTCATACTGATTTGCACGGAGATCCGAACGACAATTTGGAATTAAGTCGTAACCGATCCGGAGCAGTGAAGGAGTATCTGGTCAAAAAGGGAATTTCCTCTAGCAGATTTACTACGGATGGAAAGGGAAGCAGGGAGCCGATTTATCCAGAAAAAAACCCTGAAACGGACCGCAAAAATCGCAGGACCGAATTTCAAATTTTAGAATAG
- a CDS encoding substrate-binding periplasmic protein, which yields MRKQFQSAILSVLVLFSLDLYSQSKAMPSRLDVVLSKKELVVGVNRVYEPFYIQDPKDGFPGFDMELAKLYADYLGVALKIKPLKTFRQFSDEIAVGTIDIAMAGMSTDLSRGKTVTFSDPYLLTTPAGLVNKRSLPPEPEGSIVTTRTFKSLEDLAVLNALSFSVRSNTTNHNYLLRRFGKNQIYSYLSDSIAIDALTKGNVICYVADSLYILSLLQKQPSLKASYVALVNPVMDEYISAALPLNDLVFADNFNFFIKELKRTGVIEGLRSKYFLGSGWVK from the coding sequence ATGCGGAAGCAGTTTCAGTCGGCAATCCTTTCGGTTCTTGTCCTTTTCTCTCTAGACTTGTATTCTCAAAGCAAAGCAATGCCTTCTAGATTGGATGTAGTCCTTTCTAAAAAGGAGTTAGTGGTTGGGGTCAACAGGGTTTATGAACCTTTTTATATTCAAGATCCAAAAGACGGTTTTCCCGGTTTCGATATGGAACTCGCAAAACTTTACGCGGATTATTTGGGAGTTGCTCTCAAAATAAAACCTCTTAAAACATTTCGTCAATTTTCGGATGAAATAGCGGTAGGTACGATAGATATTGCAATGGCTGGTATGTCTACGGATCTAAGCCGGGGAAAAACTGTTACATTCTCCGATCCGTACCTTCTTACAACTCCTGCCGGTCTTGTTAATAAGCGGTCTCTTCCACCTGAGCCGGAGGGAAGTATAGTAACGACTAGGACTTTTAAATCTTTGGAAGATTTGGCGGTTCTAAATGCACTCTCATTTTCTGTCAGATCTAATACTACAAATCATAATTATCTTTTGAGAAGGTTTGGTAAGAACCAAATTTATAGTTACCTTTCCGATTCTATTGCGATAGATGCATTAACAAAAGGGAATGTGATCTGTTATGTTGCAGATAGTTTATATATTTTATCTCTATTACAAAAGCAACCTAGTCTAAAAGCAAGCTATGTGGCCCTTGTTAACCCTGTTATGGATGAGTATATCAGTGCTGCATTACCTTTGAACGATTTAGTCTTTGCCGATAATTTCAATTTCTTTATTAAAGAATTAAAAAGGACAGGAGTGATAGAAGGTCTTCGCTCTAAATATTTTCTTGGAAGCGGTTGGGTAAAATAA
- the recR gene encoding recombination mediator RecR: MAEHLIEGMVNALSSLPGIGRKSAYRISFHLLRQDPAVFNGFIQSLSEVKGRIRFCSRCGSYSEEEICDLCLSEKRDSHTVCVVEQPEDVFFIENTGEFKGRYHVLNGVISPLEGVGPQDLRIRELLSRIEPEDLKEVLVATNPTLEGDATADYLNHQLKNFNVSVTRIAYGITVGGSIELADQYTLGRAIRSRLKL, from the coding sequence TTGGCTGAACATTTAATCGAAGGAATGGTAAATGCACTTTCTTCTCTTCCCGGGATCGGAAGAAAAAGTGCTTATCGTATCAGTTTTCATTTATTAAGACAGGACCCTGCAGTTTTCAACGGGTTTATCCAAAGTTTATCAGAAGTAAAAGGAAGGATCCGTTTTTGTTCCAGATGCGGTTCCTACTCGGAAGAAGAGATTTGTGATCTTTGCCTCTCCGAAAAAAGAGACAGCCATACAGTCTGCGTAGTAGAACAACCTGAAGATGTATTCTTTATAGAAAACACTGGCGAGTTCAAAGGAAGATATCATGTTCTCAACGGCGTGATCTCTCCATTAGAAGGTGTAGGACCGCAAGATCTTCGTATCAGGGAACTTTTAAGCAGAATAGAACCGGAAGATCTAAAGGAAGTTTTAGTCGCTACAAACCCTACATTAGAAGGGGATGCAACCGCGGATTATCTAAATCATCAATTAAAGAATTTTAATGTATCCGTTACCAGGATCGCTTATGGTATTACTGTGGGTGGTTCTATTGAACTTGCAGACCAATACACTCTAGGAAGAGCAATTCGCTCCAGACTCAAACTTTAG
- a CDS encoding YbaB/EbfC family nucleoid-associated protein, producing the protein MFENLKNASEIFSKMGEMRGKMEEIKKRISNLRVMGDAGAGMVQVTSTGDGAIVDVKINRALFDSEDNKMLEDLVMAATNDAIQKAKQAAEYELKSITGGLDLSEISKLFGGNLG; encoded by the coding sequence ATGTTTGAAAATCTAAAGAACGCATCCGAAATTTTTTCCAAAATGGGAGAAATGCGCGGCAAGATGGAAGAGATCAAAAAGAGGATCTCCAACCTTAGAGTTATGGGTGACGCGGGTGCAGGCATGGTACAAGTCACATCTACCGGAGACGGAGCAATCGTAGACGTAAAGATCAACCGCGCACTATTCGATTCGGAAGATAATAAAATGTTAGAAGATCTAGTCATGGCAGCAACAAACGATGCCATCCAAAAAGCAAAACAAGCCGCAGAGTACGAATTAAAATCGATTACAGGCGGATTGGATCTATCCGAAATTTCTAAATTATTCGGCGGTAACCTTGGCTGA
- the dnaX gene encoding DNA polymerase III subunit gamma/tau, which translates to MAGNHEVLSRKYRPQRFQDVIHQNLAIGALQNAVKSGKIGHAYIFFGPRGVGKTTIARIFAKRLNCQNPIDNEPCNQCDSCQEITKGISGDVLEIDAASNRGIENIRELRDNVKFTPMGGKYKVYIIDEVHMLTDQSFNALLKTLEEPPAHVVFVLATTEYHKIPETILSRCQDFIFKKVPLSVLQDYAENLCKEENTKYDSEGLFWIAKKGDGSVRDMLSFMEQALVFTDNRLLGSEIRKMIGYHGIDFLSDFIKSLVDAENSSKSLQIIENLYQEGQDIYKFLWDSIEFTHTLCLVKDSAADSESVNYPREDLIKMRKDFESVDPIALNKLSFRLFELFEKVKTLRLRNSFEIKIFIEIQIKKLTEDLTKPSLAGLVDRINHLILMIQDQDSVTASVAFETPKKQAPTPPKEVQTPVPTPAPVVSNEKKESPQEQKSGPLSSLEDLAKGVSSEDAEWEKSFKNEFLGTDIDPSKVPKLGS; encoded by the coding sequence ATGGCCGGAAATCACGAAGTTCTCTCCCGCAAATATCGCCCCCAAAGATTCCAAGACGTAATCCATCAGAATCTTGCGATCGGCGCATTACAAAACGCGGTTAAGTCCGGTAAGATAGGTCATGCATATATTTTTTTCGGACCTCGAGGTGTTGGAAAAACTACAATCGCAAGGATTTTTGCAAAAAGACTGAACTGCCAAAATCCGATCGATAACGAACCATGCAATCAGTGTGATTCCTGCCAAGAGATCACCAAAGGAATTTCGGGAGATGTTCTAGAGATAGATGCTGCGAGTAACCGTGGTATAGAGAACATCAGAGAACTTAGAGATAACGTAAAGTTCACTCCGATGGGTGGTAAGTATAAGGTGTACATCATAGATGAGGTGCACATGCTTACCGATCAATCCTTCAACGCACTTTTAAAAACTTTGGAAGAACCTCCGGCTCATGTGGTTTTCGTTTTAGCTACTACAGAATATCATAAAATTCCTGAGACAATTCTATCCCGCTGCCAAGATTTTATCTTCAAAAAAGTTCCTTTATCCGTTCTCCAAGATTACGCGGAGAATTTATGTAAGGAAGAAAACACAAAGTATGATTCAGAAGGTTTGTTTTGGATAGCGAAGAAGGGTGACGGTTCTGTGAGAGACATGCTTTCCTTTATGGAGCAGGCTCTTGTGTTCACAGACAATCGACTCTTAGGTTCCGAGATTCGAAAAATGATCGGTTATCACGGGATTGATTTTTTATCCGATTTTATCAAAAGCCTGGTAGATGCCGAAAATTCTTCTAAGTCATTACAGATCATCGAGAACTTATACCAAGAAGGTCAGGATATATACAAATTCCTTTGGGATTCGATAGAGTTTACTCATACATTATGTTTAGTAAAAGACTCTGCGGCAGATTCCGAATCTGTTAATTATCCTAGAGAAGATCTGATCAAGATGAGAAAGGATTTCGAATCCGTAGATCCGATCGCATTGAACAAACTTTCTTTCCGTCTTTTTGAATTATTCGAAAAAGTGAAAACTCTTCGTTTGAGAAACTCTTTTGAGATCAAAATTTTCATCGAGATACAGATCAAAAAACTTACGGAAGATCTAACAAAACCTAGTCTTGCAGGACTTGTAGACAGGATCAATCATCTCATATTAATGATCCAAGATCAGGATTCCGTTACAGCATCCGTTGCATTCGAAACTCCTAAAAAACAAGCTCCTACTCCACCTAAAGAAGTACAAACTCCTGTTCCGACCCCTGCTCCAGTTGTGTCTAATGAGAAGAAAGAAAGTCCTCAGGAACAAAAATCAGGACCACTTTCTTCCCTGGAAGATTTGGCTAAAGGTGTTTCCTCTGAAGATGCAGAATGGGAAAAATCTTTCAAAAACGAATTTTTAGGAACGGATATAGATCCTTCCAAAGTGCCCAAGCTGGGATCCTAG
- a CDS encoding nucleoside deaminase, with translation MSQEIIEPLLKVFLDRFAEIRTQNSEEIPSFTQIYKNGNLVCEAFNSVEISEDSSLHSEVLAISEAKRICKERYLHDCILITTLEPCLMCGGSILLSRIPKVAYLVPAKLGEGISSLPLETIYSRNFFPELVLIKSKTTTELFKTFFKDKRN, from the coding sequence ATGAGCCAAGAAATTATAGAGCCATTACTTAAGGTTTTTTTAGACCGATTTGCGGAAATTCGAACTCAAAATTCGGAAGAGATCCCTAGTTTCACGCAAATTTACAAAAACGGAAATCTTGTCTGTGAAGCTTTCAACTCGGTGGAAATTTCAGAAGATTCTTCCTTACATAGCGAAGTTCTAGCGATTTCAGAAGCAAAACGGATCTGCAAGGAAAGATATCTCCATGATTGTATTCTGATTACAACTTTAGAGCCTTGTTTGATGTGTGGAGGTTCTATTCTTCTTTCTAGAATCCCTAAAGTAGCATATCTGGTTCCTGCAAAATTGGGAGAAGGGATCTCATCTCTTCCTTTAGAAACGATCTATAGCAGAAATTTTTTTCCAGAACTTGTACTAATTAAGTCAAAAACGACCACAGAGTTATTCAAAACTTTCTTCAAAGATAAGAGAAATTAG
- a CDS encoding anti-sigma factor antagonist (This anti-anti-sigma factor, or anti-sigma factor antagonist, belongs to a family that includes characterized members SpoIIAA, RsbV, RsfA, and RsfB.): MILSAKLMRPAGSSAKSNTLLVRLNSPTGPVATQRQPLVLGLALDRSWSMKGSKMDSVIQASSSLVNWLTRRDFLTAVAYAEDVQVIQPLVPLAEKNSVIHRLNSIQVGTSTNLSGGWLHVLRTLELHPIADGYKRVILLTDGNPTLGIKDPVQLIQIAADAYKKGISTTVIGFGNDFNEILLKEIAESGGGNFYYVETPEETGDIFFKEFGDIGTLYAQSIELKVDFPKGMDYLDLVSEVSSYQEPDPEETGRTKTLVLEVGDMRADDVKSLVVQLRPTKKDTPANINISASYYELTDGAKLEQKSIDIPLDWSDDSAKEDADVVVEATIAKTGKGLRKAGTLLKEGYTEESIALLNDLIKEINEKEELAPEVLQTLGFRVSSLKNRILENSPTAAKHLVASASELQYGAMENFPDDGVEYHDQIYAYRTNEDIDLYRCPEIKAAIQEKMKEGYRYIVFNLAKSSYIDSSAIGMLIQIAGWLRKRGGELIVSNLRSSVKKVFSITRLESHIRASETEEEAQSLLKAWIESKAV; this comes from the coding sequence ATGATTCTTTCGGCCAAATTGATGAGACCGGCCGGTTCTTCCGCAAAGTCTAACACTCTACTTGTACGTTTAAATTCTCCTACGGGACCAGTTGCTACTCAAAGGCAGCCTTTAGTTTTAGGCCTGGCTTTGGACAGAAGTTGGTCCATGAAGGGAAGTAAAATGGATTCTGTGATCCAGGCTTCTTCTTCCCTGGTCAATTGGTTGACCCGTCGTGATTTTTTAACGGCAGTTGCTTACGCAGAAGACGTTCAGGTCATCCAACCTCTAGTTCCTCTGGCCGAAAAAAATTCAGTCATTCACAGATTGAATTCTATCCAAGTGGGTACTTCTACCAACCTAAGCGGTGGGTGGCTTCATGTTCTCAGGACCTTGGAATTACATCCGATTGCAGACGGTTATAAACGTGTTATTCTTCTTACTGATGGAAATCCAACATTAGGGATCAAGGATCCAGTTCAGTTGATCCAGATTGCGGCTGATGCTTATAAAAAAGGGATCAGTACTACTGTGATCGGCTTTGGTAACGACTTCAACGAAATACTTCTAAAAGAGATCGCAGAATCCGGTGGAGGAAATTTCTATTATGTGGAAACTCCTGAAGAGACAGGCGATATATTCTTCAAAGAGTTTGGGGACATCGGGACCTTATACGCTCAATCCATAGAACTGAAAGTGGATTTTCCGAAAGGAATGGATTATCTGGACTTAGTTTCAGAAGTTTCTTCTTACCAAGAACCTGATCCGGAAGAGACGGGACGTACTAAAACTCTAGTGTTAGAAGTCGGGGACATGAGAGCGGACGATGTAAAAAGTCTAGTAGTCCAGCTTCGCCCAACCAAAAAAGATACACCTGCAAATATTAATATTTCTGCAAGTTATTACGAACTGACAGACGGTGCTAAGTTAGAGCAAAAAAGTATAGATATTCCTTTGGATTGGAGCGACGATTCTGCCAAGGAAGATGCGGACGTAGTAGTTGAGGCTACGATTGCTAAAACTGGAAAGGGTTTGCGGAAAGCAGGAACACTTCTGAAAGAAGGTTACACGGAAGAATCCATCGCACTTTTAAATGATCTCATCAAAGAAATAAACGAGAAGGAAGAACTTGCACCGGAAGTTTTACAAACACTTGGTTTCAGAGTAAGTTCTTTAAAAAATCGGATTTTGGAAAATTCTCCTACTGCCGCAAAACATTTGGTGGCCTCTGCGTCTGAGCTCCAATATGGTGCTATGGAAAATTTCCCGGATGATGGTGTAGAATACCACGATCAAATCTATGCATATCGTACAAATGAAGATATAGATTTATATAGATGTCCTGAGATCAAAGCGGCGATCCAAGAAAAAATGAAAGAGGGTTATAGATACATCGTATTCAATCTTGCCAAATCTTCTTATATAGATTCTTCTGCGATTGGAATGTTGATACAGATCGCAGGCTGGCTCAGAAAAAGAGGCGGAGAATTGATCGTAAGTAATCTAAGATCTTCTGTAAAAAAAGTTTTCTCAATTACTAGATTAGAATCACATATTCGTGCTTCTGAAACAGAAGAAGAGGCCCAAAGTTTACTAAAGGCCTGGATAGAAAGTAAGGCGGTTTAG
- a CDS encoding transcriptional coactivator p15/PC4 family protein has protein sequence MSVIRDIDKGKGEIIRVEISEFKGNKYLNLRVWYTDSEGEYKPTQKGIAIPVGLYSEVKDAILAAESSLS, from the coding sequence ATGAGCGTAATCCGAGATATCGATAAAGGCAAAGGTGAGATCATCCGAGTCGAAATTTCAGAATTTAAGGGAAATAAATATCTGAACTTAAGAGTATGGTACACAGACAGCGAAGGTGAATACAAGCCTACTCAGAAAGGAATCGCAATCCCGGTAGGATTATACTCAGAAGTAAAAGACGCAATACTAGCGGCGGAAAGCTCTTTAAGCTAA
- a CDS encoding ferredoxin-NADP reductase codes for MKPVREPQINIFKKSNPLKAKVISNVLLTPETGKGKRPKKEGESLIHRITIAIDHSQYPYLIGQSGGIIPPGEDPEKKAKGLADAAYTVRLYSIASPSYSFGMKEDTIEFIIKRDNVYDAEGNIQFKGVCSNYVCDLKEGDEVVMTGPSGKKFLLPNTDFSGDIMFLATGTGIAPFVGMSEELLEHKLINFTGNVTLVYGAPYSDELVMMDYLRGLEKKFPNFKLVTAISREENNPFDGGRMYISHRVKMLEAEVKKVLSSGGRFYICGGPKGMEKGVIEEIQKIDGNSGTYEEYKHHLEGAHQLFVETY; via the coding sequence ATGAAGCCCGTTAGAGAGCCGCAAATCAATATATTCAAAAAATCAAACCCGCTGAAAGCTAAGGTGATCAGCAATGTACTTCTTACTCCAGAAACTGGAAAGGGTAAGAGACCTAAAAAGGAAGGCGAGTCCTTAATTCATAGAATTACTATAGCTATCGATCATAGCCAGTATCCTTATTTGATCGGACAATCCGGTGGTATCATTCCTCCGGGAGAAGATCCTGAGAAAAAAGCAAAGGGTCTTGCGGACGCAGCTTATACAGTTCGTTTATACTCAATTGCTTCTCCTAGCTATTCTTTCGGTATGAAAGAAGATACCATCGAATTCATTATCAAAAGAGATAATGTTTACGACGCAGAGGGAAATATTCAATTCAAAGGGGTTTGCTCTAACTATGTTTGTGATCTGAAAGAAGGTGACGAAGTAGTAATGACTGGACCTTCCGGAAAAAAATTCCTTCTTCCTAATACTGACTTCTCCGGGGATATCATGTTCCTTGCAACTGGAACAGGTATCGCTCCATTTGTTGGAATGAGTGAAGAACTTCTAGAGCATAAACTTATCAACTTCACAGGAAACGTAACACTAGTGTATGGAGCTCCTTACTCCGACGAATTAGTAATGATGGATTACCTAAGAGGATTAGAGAAGAAGTTCCCAAATTTCAAATTAGTAACTGCTATCTCAAGAGAAGAGAACAATCCTTTCGATGGCGGAAGAATGTATATCTCTCACAGAGTTAAAATGTTAGAAGCAGAAGTTAAAAAAGTTCTCTCTTCAGGTGGACGTTTCTACATCTGCGGTGGTCCAAAAGGTATGGAAAAAGGAGTGATCGAAGAGATCCAAAAGATCGACGGAAACTCCGGAACTTACGAAGAATACAAACATCATCTGGAAGGCGCCCACCAATTATTCGTGGAAACCTACTGA
- the lpxD gene encoding UDP-3-O-(3-hydroxymyristoyl)glucosamine N-acyltransferase yields the protein MARYTLEELASKISGAKIENCADPKKVQVESVSPVNPGVTNSISFLANKKMLNEAKKTASSIVLTTSDFAKELEVPCLVVDKPDLILAQILDLIYPPHTFENKVEANAFVHPKAKIGRNCYIGNFASVAEDAEIGDNVILEDGVRIGRGAKVGEGSHIGPNNVIHHGVIIGKRFRSFGNCTIGGDGFRFVFANGKHNKIPQVGTVIVGDDVEMGSNSAIDRGGLENTIIGDGCKFDNLVHIGHNCVLGKNVVIAGYTGVAGSTTIGDNCTIGGGCGIADHLSIASGTIVGGGTSVRNTLSKPDIYVGWDYGLTFPEFQKLRVNIKNVVNFQKWARRIKAIESKLGLSSEE from the coding sequence ATGGCTAGATATACCTTGGAAGAACTGGCTTCCAAAATTTCCGGAGCAAAAATAGAAAATTGCGCGGACCCCAAAAAAGTTCAGGTGGAATCTGTTTCTCCGGTTAATCCGGGAGTTACGAACAGCATTAGTTTTCTCGCAAATAAGAAGATGTTAAACGAGGCAAAGAAGACAGCCTCAAGTATCGTACTGACTACTTCTGATTTCGCTAAAGAATTAGAAGTACCTTGTTTGGTAGTAGATAAACCGGATCTGATCCTTGCTCAAATTTTGGATCTGATCTATCCTCCACATACCTTTGAAAACAAAGTAGAAGCGAACGCTTTCGTTCATCCTAAAGCAAAGATCGGTAGAAATTGTTACATAGGAAACTTTGCATCTGTCGCGGAAGATGCTGAGATTGGAGATAACGTAATTTTAGAAGACGGTGTTCGCATCGGAAGAGGAGCAAAAGTCGGAGAAGGTTCTCATATAGGACCGAATAACGTGATTCATCACGGGGTCATCATAGGAAAAAGATTTAGGTCTTTCGGAAATTGTACTATAGGCGGAGACGGATTCAGATTCGTATTCGCAAACGGTAAGCACAATAAGATCCCCCAGGTCGGAACAGTGATTGTAGGAGACGATGTGGAGATGGGTTCTAATAGCGCAATAGATAGAGGCGGCTTGGAGAACACGATCATAGGTGATGGATGCAAATTTGATAACCTAGTTCATATCGGTCATAATTGTGTATTAGGAAAAAATGTTGTGATAGCTGGTTATACTGGTGTTGCAGGGTCTACTACAATAGGAGACAATTGTACCATCGGCGGTGGTTGTGGTATTGCAGATCACCTTAGCATCGCGAGCGGAACCATTGTGGGTGGCGGAACTTCTGTCAGAAACACTCTTTCAAAGCCGGACATCTATGTTGGTTGGGACTATGGATTGACTTTCCCTGAATTCCAAAAACTCAGAGTGAATATTAAAAACGTGGTTAATTTCCAAAAATGGGCCAGAAGAATAAAGGCTATTGAATCTAAACTGGGCCTTAGCTCCGAGGAGTAA